One genomic window of Phalacrocorax aristotelis chromosome 23, bGulAri2.1, whole genome shotgun sequence includes the following:
- the LOC142067696 gene encoding keratin, type I cytoskeletal 19-like: protein MSCAVRQVITTCSQGRSSTGSSAAGSGRKVSSTSSGRYAAYDLGGVVGNFSGGSLSEGLLGKQLNTGSATGGSFGATQRACSTLGFSGGGICTRGVGGGFARVSAGCGDGILFANNEKATMQNLNDRLASYLDKVRLLEGDNADLECKIREWYAKVGPACEPRDYSCFHKEIEDLQNQILCAAMETNKILLNIDNNRMTADDFRVKYETECGLRQNVDADICNLRPVLDQLASCKTDLQLQCEALTEEMCCLKTNHEEEMNCLRKQATGDVSVEVNACPGPDLRKILEDLRCQYEMLMERNRKETEQWYACKVEEVNLEVITSSQEIESSNKQVTELRRQLQALEINVQAQLTMKENLESSLAETECRYNKYLAELQSQISCVEQRLAEIRAEMECQNQEYKTLLDVKCRLEQEIQTYHCLLEGGQHDIIGTVGRGVPAASAGRSGGLKASLCQPCLP from the exons ATGAGCTGTGCCGTCAGGCAGGTCATTACTACCTGTTCCCAAGGCAGGAGCAGCACGGGCAGTTCTGCGGCTGGCAGTGGAAGAAAGGTCTCCTCCACCTCCTCGGGAAGATATGCTGCCTATGACTTAGGTGGTGTGGTTGGCAATTTTTCTGGTGGCAGTTTAAGCGAGGGATTACTCGGGAAGCAGCTGAACACCGGCAGTGCTACTGGTGGGAGCTTTGGAGCTACCCAGAGGGCTTGTTCTACCCTTGGATTCAGCGGTGGCGGCATCTGCACTCGAGGCGTCGGTGGTGGCTTTGCGAGGGTCAGTGCTGGTTGCGGCGATGGGATCTTATTCGCTAACAACGAAAAGGCGACGATGCAGAACCTCAACGACCGCTTGGCCTCCTACCTGGACAAGGTGCGACTCCTGGAGGGAGACAACGCCGACCTTGAGTGCAAGATCAGGGAGTGGTATGCCAAGGTAGGGCCTGCCTGTGAGCCACGCGACTACAGCTGCTTTCACAAGGAAATCGAAGACCTTCAAAACCAG atccTCTGTGCAGCCATGGAGACTAACAAAATTCTTCTGAATATCGATAACAACAGGATGACTGCTGATGACTTCAGAGTGAA GTACGAGACTGAATGTGGTCTCCGGCAAAATGTGGATGCAGACATTTGCAACTTACGCCCGGTCCTGGATCAGCTGGCCAGCTGCAAGACTGACTTGCAGCTACAGTGTGAGGCTTTGACCGAAGAGATGTGCTGTCTCAAGACAAACCACGAGGAG gaaatgAACTGCCTGAGGAAACAGGCGACTGGAGATGTGAGCGTGGAGGTCAATGCCTGTCCTGGCCCAGACCTGAGGAAGATCCTGGAGGATCTGAGGTGCCAGTATGAGATGCTGATGGAGCGCAACCGCAAAGAGACTGAGCAGTGGTATGCCTGCAAG GTGGAGGAGGTGAATCTGGAGGTCATCACTAGCAGCCAGGAGATCGAGTCCAGCAACAAGCAGGTCACTGAGCTGAGACGTCAGCTGCAGGCCTTGGAAATCAATGTACAAGCCCAGCTCACCATG aaagaaaacctggaaTCCTCTTTGGCGGAAACAGAATGTCGCTACAACAAATACCTGGCTGAGCTCCAGAGCCAGATCTCCTGCGTGGAGCAGCGACTGGCTGAAATACGAGCAGAAATGGAGTGCCAGAACCAGGAGTACAAGACCCTCCTGGATGTCAAATGCCGCTTGGAGCAGGAGATTCAGACCTACCACTGCCTGCTGGAGGGGGGCCAGCACGACATCAT AGGGACAGTGGGAAGAGGAGTCCCTGCAGCATCAGCTGGAAGAAGTGGTGGGCTTAAAGCCAGTCTGTGTCAGCCATGCCTGCCCTAA
- the LOC142067886 gene encoding keratin, type I cytoskeletal 19-like, with amino-acid sequence MSCSIKQTTGSLRGRTSGGSCVIGGGGGGGGARISSVSSGRYTTCGIGGSRGFSGRSYCGGVNYGGGLSTGSLVGGNYGGGLGAAVLGGCSGIGFSGGSARFGGGIGGGIGIGLGGGVVGGGFAGDGILLSGDEKVTMQNLNDRLASYLDKVRCLEQENADLECRIREWYAKQGPFCEPRDYSCYYKEIEDLQNQIVCATIDNNKIILNIDNSRMTADDFRVKYETELALRQSVEADINGLRQVLDQLTLCRSDLEAQLESLREELCCLKKNHEEEMNCLRKQSTGDVSVEVNACPGPDLRKILEEMRCQYETLIERNRKEVEDWYECKIEEVNREVITSGQEVETCNNQVTELRRQLQALEIDLQAQLSQRDNLESSLAETECRYNNHLAELQSQITCVEQQLADLRAEMECQNQEYKILLDVKCRLEQEIHTYRCLLEGGQQDLIQQGGIGQSSGLGGGVARTSGIGGGGIIRTSHTYTSSSQMPSCAAAEIQVPCRRICD; translated from the exons ATGAGTTGTAGTATTAAGCAGACAACTGGCTCTCTCAGGGGCAGGACCAGCGGTGGCAGCTGCGTTATCggtggcggtggtggtggtggaggagcaCGGATCTCCTCAGTCTCTTCTGGAAGATACACGACTTGTGGGATAGGTGGTAGCCGAGGGTTTTCTGGTAGAAGCTACTGTGGTGGTGTGAATTACGGAGGAGGACTGAGCACTGGCAGTTTGGTTGGTGGAAACTATGGAGGTGGCTTAGGAGCCGCCGTCCTCGGAGGATGTTCAGGCATTGGATTCAGCGGTGGCAGTGCTCGCTTTGGCGGTGGCATTGGCGGTGGCATTGGTATTGGTCTGGGTGGAGGGGTAGTTGGAGGTGGTTTTGCTGGTGATGGCATCCTTCTTTCTGGTGACGAGAAGGTCACCATGCAGAACCTTAACGACCGCCTGGCTTCTTACCTGGACAAGGTGAGGTGCCTGGAACAAGAAAATGCTGACCTGGAGTGCAGAATCAGGGAGTGGTACGCGAAGCAGGGCCCTTTTTGTGAGCCACGGGACTACAGCTGCTATTATAAAGAAATAGAAGATCTTCAAAATCAG ATTGTCTGCGCAACCATAGACAACAACAAGATCATTCTGAACATCGATAACAGCAGGATGACAGCCGATGACTTCCGAGTGAA GTACGAGACGGAGCTGGCGCTGCGCCAGAGCGTGGAGGCTGACATTAATGGCTTACGCCAAGTCCTGGATCAGCTGACTCTCTGCAGGTCTGacctggaggcacagctggAGTCGCTGCGGGAGGAGCTCTGCTGCCTGAAGAAGAACCACGAGGAG GAAATGAACTGCCTGAGGAAACAATCGACTGGAGATGTGAGTGTGGAGGTCAATGCCTGCCCTGGCCCAGACCTGAGGAAGATCCTGGAGGAGATGAGGTGCCAGTATGAGACGCTGATTGAACGCAATCGCAAAGAAGTGGAGGATTGGTATGAGTGCAAG ATTGAGGAGGTGAATCGGGAGGTTATCACAAGCGGTCAGGAGGTAGAGACGTGCAACAACCAGGTTACTGAACTGAGACGCCAATTGCAAGCCCTGGAAATCGATCTGCAGGCCCAGCTCAGCCAG AGGGACAACTTGGAATCTTCGCTGGCTGAGACAGAGTGTCGCTACAACAACCACCTTGCTGAGCTCCAGAGCCAGATCACGTGCGTGGAGCAGCAACTGGCTGATCTGCGAGCAGAAATGGAGTGCCAGAACCAAGAGTACAAGATCCTGCTGGACGTCAAATGCCGTCTGGAGCAGGAGATCCATACATACCGCTGCCTGCTGGAGGGTGGGCAGCAGGACCTTAT TCAGCAAGGAGGAATTGGTCAGTCTTCGGGTCTAGGAGGAGGAGTTGCAAGAACAAGTGGAATAGGAGGAGGAGGTATCATCAGAACAAGCCACACTTACACTTCATCTTCCCAGATGCCATCCTGTGCAGCTGCGGAGATACAAG TGCCCTGCAGAAGGATTTGTGATTAA
- the LOC142067834 gene encoding keratin, type I cytoskeletal 14 has translation MSTTVRQYSSSTSLKGLGGGSSRLSSVRVGAGGYRAPSVHGGSGSYSVSSRIVSGLGSGYGGSYCSSVGGGLGGGFGGSYGSSFGGGYGAGFGGAFGGGYGAGFGSSDGILMAGEKETMQNLNDRLAAYLDKVRALEEANTDLEVKIREWYKKQGPGPERDYSPYYRTIEELRNKILAATVENANIVLQIDNARLAADDFRTKFETEQALRLSVEADINGLRRVLDELTLARADLEMQIENLKEELAYLKKNHEEEMNALRGQVGGEISVEMDAAPGIDLTKILAEMREQYESLADKNRRDAEQWFFSKTEELNREVAINTEQLQSGKTEITELRRTIQSLEIDLQSQLSTKAALEGTLADTEARYGTQLAQLQGLISSVEEQLAELRCDMERQNQEYRVLLDVKCRLEQEIATYRRLLEGEDAHISSQYSSAMSSHSGRDVTTSSRQVRTIVEEVQDGKVVSSREQVALTTR, from the exons ATGAGCACCACTGTCAGGCAAtactcctcctccacctccctcAAGGGCCTGGGGGGAGGCTCCAGCAGGCTTTCCTCCGTGCGTGTTGGGGCAGGAGGGTACCGAGCCCCCAGCGTCCACGGAGGCTCTGGCAGCTACTCTGTCTCTTCCCGCATCGTCTCGGGGCTCGGGAGTGGCTATGGGGGCAGCTACTGCAGCAGCGTAGGAGGGGGCCTCGGCGGCGGCTTTGGGGGTAGCTATGGGTCTAGCTTTGGGGGTGGCTATGGGGCTGGCTTTGGCGGTGCCTTTGGGGGCGGCTATGGGGCTGGCTTTGGAAGTAGCGATGGCATCCTCATGGCTGGCGAAAAGGAGACGATGCAGAACCTCAACGACCGCCTGGCCGCCTACCTGGACAAAGTGCGTGCCCTGGAGGAGGCCAACACTGACCTGGAGGTCAAGATCCGGGAATGGTACAAGAAGCAGGGACCTGGTCCCGAGCGTGACTACAGCCCCTACTACAGGACTATCGAGGAGCTCAGGAACAAG ATTCTTGCTGCAACAGTCGAAAATGCCAACATCGTCTTACAGATTGACAATGCCAGGCTGGCAGCTGATGACTTCAGAACCAA GTTTGAGACGGAGCAGGCTCTGCGCCTGAGCGTGGAGGCCGACATCAATGGCCTGCGCAGAGTCCTGGATGAGCTGACCCTGGCCAGAGCTGACCTGGAGATGCAGATCGAGAACCTGAAGGAGGAGCTGGCCTACCTCAAGAAGAACCACGAGGAG GAGATGAATGCCCTGCGCGGGCAGGTGGGTGGAGAGATCAGCGTGGAGATGGATGCTGCTCCTGGAATCGACCTCACCAAGATCCTGGCTGAGATGAGGGAGCAGTACGAGAGCCTGGCCGACAAGAACCGCAGGGACGCCGAGCAGTGGTTCTTCAGCAAG ACGGAAGAGCTGAACCGGGAGGTGGCCATCAACACGGAGCAGCTTCAGAGCGGCAAGACGGAGATCACAGAGCTACGACGCACCATACAGAGCCTGGAGATAGACCTGCAGTCCCAGCTCAGCACG AAAGCGGCGTTGGAGGGCACCTTGGCCGACACAGAGGCGCGCTACGGCACCCAGCtggcccagctgcaggggctgaTCAGCAGCGTGGAGGAGCAGCTGGCCGAGCTGCGCTGCGACATGGAGCGCCAGAACCAGGAGTACAGGGTCCTCCTGGACGTCAAATGCCGCCTGGAGCAGGAGATCGCCACGTACCGCCGGCTCCTGGAGGGCGAGGACGCCCA TATTTCTTCCCAATACTCCTCCGCTATGTCCTCCCACTCGGGCAGAGACG TCACGACATCTTCCCGTCAGGTCCGCACAATCGTTGAGGAGGTGCAGGATGGGAAGGTGGTCTCCTCCCGGGAGCAGGTTGCACTCACCACTCGCTAG